The sequence below is a genomic window from Oreochromis niloticus isolate F11D_XX linkage group LG3, O_niloticus_UMD_NMBU, whole genome shotgun sequence.
GTGTGTCTCctctttgttgtgtgtgtgtggggatcCCGAAGGTGCAGCTGTTTCACCTAAGACTTAGACAGGGTTAACTgcttgcttttatgttgcttttattattctgctatgtacagtgtccttgagtgttctgaaaggcgctttcaaataaaatgtattattattatcattattattattaacttcATAAAGATAGCTGTAATTATTTAAAgaagacacagagaaacataTGCATATGCATGAATACTATAGAATTAAGCACCATTGTGGGAAAACGAGatttgcagctgtttgatcTAAAACTTTCtaattattcacaaaatgaagaaATGTTTTTCTCGAGAAAGTTTGCTTATAACCCAGTACAAGTGCATCACCATTATAATGGTGAGAAACGTATTGACTCAATGACATCAGGTGTttttgttcaacttaaaaaagaaagctgTGATGATTTAAACAAGGCACAGACAAACATATTTATGCATAAATACTATAGAATTCagcaaaaaagttttaaaaaaatctatttaatttcatttgaaATTCAACTGATAACCTTTGTGGCGGGGGTGTGGTCCCTAGCGCAGCTGCAGGAGAGGAgtggtgcagtgagctcaaggGAGCGGTACTGGGAGGCAGGTGAGCCACAGGTGGTGGCGATTGTTAATGACagtgtttttcctttctgtttgtCTATATAGTGACGGCAGAGTCGAGCGGGAGGCGCACTGGACCGGAACGGAGTGTTTCCTGTATGCTGAGCagtcaaataaaaacattacttGTGAACTCAAACACTGTGTGTATTGCATTCGTTACAAGTGGTGCCCAAACCCAGGAAGTGGGATGTCTGACACACACAATGCGTCACCCGCTCAGCCTGTGCAGTTGTTAGCACAGATGCTGGCGGACCTGGCAACAATGTGTCGAGACCAGGCTGTGGCCCAGCGAGAACACCTGATGAAGCTCCAGGAACACTCAGACCAACAGACCAAGGTCCTGGAGCAATGGGTTGGGGCCGCTGCGCCACCAAAGTCCCCGCCTCTGTCGGTAGTGATGTACCGGATCGTGCGACGGCGGAGGCATGCCAGTGGCCACAAGCAGAGTGGTCCCCGCGGCTGATTCCACTACTGTTGGGGGAGGCTCAAACGACAGCCCTGAGCCTGCCGCCGACCTCGCGGGGCAGCTTCGCTGACGTGAGCTGGGCTGTGTTGGACCGGATGGGCCTCACCCCGGAAGATCATCGCCGGTGGTTCCGTGCCTGCAAGCTGACTGGGAAGGATCGGCCGTTCGCATGGGCTCGCAAACTCCACGACGCGGCGGTGCAGTGGCTGCAGCTGGGGCAGTCAGCAGGAAAAGCCAAGCTGGTGGACAAAGTCGTGCTGGAGCAGTTTGTGGAGGGGCTGCTGGCGGAGACAGCAAGATGGGTCCGGTGCCATAGACCAACCAACCTGGAGGTGGCGGTTAGCTGGCGGAGGATCACCTGGCCACCAAAGCAGAGGAGCCGGGGGGAGCCAGTCGGCCACCGAGCAAGCAAGCCCCGGTGCCAGCACCGAGGCGACAGGTTCCAGCGACTGCACCAGGAAAATGGGTCCCTGTGTGGAGTCCTACTAACCTGTTTTCTTCCGCCTTGCCTCCCCAGGGATCGGAGACATCCAGCACTGCCCCTGAGCCACGGAGAGCAGCACAGACGGCAGGAGTGCTGGAAGTACGGGTGGCCGGGACACCTGAGGAGGGATTGTCCTCTGAAGGAAGTGGGGCAGCTGTTCCACGTCGCCGGTGACCAGCACCCTCTCCCGGTCCAGGAGGGACACACAGCATTCCGGTAAGGACTCAAGGGGGTATACGCCATGCATTGGTGGACATGGGCTGTACGCAGACCCTCGTGAACCAAAGCTTGGTTCGCCACGGGGCATTGCTGGAGGCTGAGTGGGTGGAGGTGAAGTGTGTTCATGGTGATGTGCACAAGTATCCCATAGTGCCACTGTTGTTAAAATATAGGGGCAAAATGCATAGAGTTAAGCCTGCAGTTAGCCCGCGTCTGTCGCATCCCCTTGTCTTGGGCACAAATTGGCCGGGGTTTCATCAGCTGGCAATACACGGGGATGCGATCACGACCATTAGTAGTGTGTAGTGTCTGCGTGGCGTTCAGTGGTGACGCGGGGTCATCCGACACTGACTCTGGGGAGGGGCCCTTCAAGTTAGGACCCGCCGGCTCCGGAAATTGCCCCCACGGGAGATTTCCCACTGGAGCAGTCTCGTGATGACACCCTATGCTCAGCCTTTGACCAAGTGATTGAGATTGATGTTCACGTGGTGCGCCCTGAAGCCGTGCGGACATACCTGCGCTTCATGTTATTAAAAGATCGAGTGAGTCGTGACGCTTGCACGGAGGAGACGCATACCCAGTTGTTGGTGCCACAAGGCCTCATTATAACCCCATGGCAGGGCATATGGGATATGACAAAACTCTGGAGCGATTTTATTGGCCCGGCATCCATGCGAATGTGCGCCGCTGGTGCGCACATTCGCCAACTTGTTAATCAGCCGGCCATTCCAAAAGCGCCTTTGTGCCCGCTCCCTCTAATGGAGGTCCCGTCGCTTTGTATTAGTTCTGGTTGATTATGCAACGCGATACCCGGAAGCAGTACCGCTGCGCACCATCTCTGCAAATAGCGTGACACAGGCACTGTTTCAGGTCATCTCCCGAGTCGGTATCCCGAAGGAGATACTGACTGACCAGGTTCATGTCTCGCACACTGCGGGAACTGTATGAATTGTTGGGCATTAAAGCTATTCGGACCAGCGTCTACCACCCTCAGACTGACGGGCTGGTGGAGCGACTGAATAAGACTTTGAAGTCCATGATTCGTAAGTTCATTCACGAGGATGAACGCAATTAGGATCGTTGGTTAGACCCTCTGTTATTTGCAGTGTTGGACGTGCCCCAGGCCTCCACGGGATTTTCTCCCTTTGAACTGCTGTTCAGCAGGAAGCCGCGTGGGGTGCTTGACCTGATTAAAGAAAGCTGGGAGGATGGTCCGAGCCCCACCAGGAATGAGATTCAGTACTCGTTGGACCTGAGAGCGAAACTCCACACTTTGGGGAGGTTATCACGAAAGAATTTGCTCCAGGCCCAGCAGCGTCAGCAACACCTGTATTACAGAGGGGCTAAACTCAGGTAATTTTCACCGGGAGACAAAGTCCTTGTTTTACACCCTTCCTCTAGTTCAAAGTTGCTTGCCAAGTGGCAAGGACCCTTCGTGGTCACATGGCAAGTGGGGGACGTTAACTATGAGGTTACACAGTCGGACAGGGGAGGGGCCACGCAAATTTATCACCTCAACCTCCTGAAAGCATGGAGGGAGGTTGAGACCGCTTCTCTGGTGAGCCTGGTTAAGGAGAGAGATGAGTTGGGGCCGGAGGTGCCAAATTCCATCATTTCCGCCTCCCTCCATTGTGATTACCGTCtcacacaggcccagagagcAGATGTTGCTGCCTTGCAACAGTGCTTTGCAGACAAGGGAATCTGCCAGTAGCCCTTGCTTAAATCCAGTGTCGTGAAAAAACGGGCCATGCTTAACCGGTCCAGGAGCTCATCGACCCAGGGCATGGGATAAGCATCAAACTGTGACACCTCATTCACCTTGCGATAGTCCACACAGAACCGCATAGACCCATCCTCCTTCACCACGAGAACAATGGGGCTACACCAGGCGCTGTGTGACTCTTCTATTAATcccattttcagcattttagcTAATTCTTCCTGAACAATTTGCCTTTTGTGTTCAGGAAGTCTGTAGGGCCGTGAACGCACCGTCACGCCAGGCTGCGTTTCAACATGGTGCTCTATGAGAGATGTACGGCCGGGCAGGGGGGAGAACACATCAGCAGAGTCCAAGGAAAAAACGGCCTTCTCCACTCCGTACGGTTTGTACCAGTTCGTTACGCTTCCGTTCGGCTTGTTCAAAGCTCCAGCCACCTTTCAGCGCCTCATGGACCGGGTGTTGCGTCCGCACGCTGCATATGCTGCCGCCTACCTGGATGACGTGATATCATCCATAGTGACACCTGGGCGCAGCGTTTGCAGCGGGTGGCCGCGGTCCTATCGTCCGTGAGGCAGGCGGGGCTCACGGCCAACCCAAAGAAGTGTGCAGTTGGACGGAGGGAGGTACAGTATCTGGGGTACCACTTGGGGGGGCGGGCAGGTGTGTCCACAGGAAGACGGCGGCTATTGCATCCTGCCCGTGCCCCAAGACGAAAAAGGAGGTGAGATGGTTCCTGGGGCTGGCAGGTTACTACCGCCGTTTCGTGCCGGGGTTTGCTGAGCTGACCAGCCCCTTGACCGATCTCACCTGCAAGGGTGCTCTGGATCTGGTCCAGTGGACGGGGCCGTGCCAGGAAGCATTTGTGCAGGTGAAGAAAGTTCTTTGTGGAGAGCCGCTGCTCCACACTCCTGACTTTTCCCTCCCTTTTGTTCTGCAGACTGACGCCTCGAACAGAGGGCTGGGGCCCATTTTGTCCCAGCAGGTAAGGGGGGTCGACCGGCCCATGCTCTACATTACCCGGAAGCTGTCAGAGCGTGAGAGACGGTACAGCACTGTGGAGAAGGAGTGCGTGGCTATCCGGTGGGCGGTCGACTCCCTTCGCTATTATCTCCTGGGGTGCTCATTCAACCTCTGCTCGGACCATGCCCAGCTGCAGTGGCTCCACCGTATGAAGGATGCCAACACCCGGATCACCCGGTGGTATCTGGCTTTGCAGCCCTTTAACTTCAAGGTGGTCCACAGGCCCCTGTGGCCCCAAATCCTCGCCACAACATCACCTGGCTGCAATCCACTCTGCCAAATTGATAGACTCACTGCAATAGATAAACTTAACTTCAGCTGTTTTTTCCTCAAAGCTAATGTCACTGGTAATCTGAACTTGAATTGAAAGAAAATCTGAAATAATCGAAATTACTTTTAATGGATTTAACTTTGAAATTTTTGATtgactttaatttttattcataGTAACCTGAGATTCAAACCCACATCTTTTCTTCATCAGTATTCTAACATTCTGTGTTCCTATGCCTATGATGCTCTTCAAGCTCAAACACTGACATCTTCATAGCCCTGTCCTTAATATTGTCTTATGTCTATATTTTTCTATATATTTCCTTTTTAAGTCGACCCTACTACTAATACTTCTCAAAAGACTGGAGCTCAATGGACTAGCCAAAGACCTTACCCTGAGATATAAAACTCTGTATTCATACACTTTTTCAATGGGATTCTATTAAATTTTCCTCAAATAAAGCTTTGACAGCAGTGGTTATAAATATGTCATCTTGCTATGTCCTCTTCTGTTGCTAAGCTTTAATGACACCTGACTGCCATCAGCTGTTTATAATAATTACCTGATCCAAAGAGAAATGTGTAAACATGAGAAACACTacattgtattttcttttgttgaaCTTTGGCATGGTTACACATCTCAGGATGTGACAAAAGACCTCAGTGTTAACAGTCTATCACAATAGCAAAACAACCAACTTTCCTATTTACTAAGCTCTGACCTTTAGGATTAGGATTCAaggattcaactttattgtcattacacatatataaatacagggtaACGAAATACAATTTGCATCTAATCAGAAATGCAAGAGCAGTAAGTGCAATAGGGAGAGATTACATACAGATAGGGGTAGTATAAAAGCCATTAACATCTACACAATATTTGGATTAGGCTGAAACAGAATTTTGTCTCTGCTTAAATTTGAGGGCCATGGGAATTCGTGAAACAGATCTTACAAGCagacaaaagagagaaaaatccTTAGTAATATTTccacaaaatctttattttagaTTCACAAGtttaaaaaggtttaaaaaaggagaaaaataaaccttgatagttttgtaaaaaatattttatgtaaCCATTTATTATCAtaggaaaacacatttaaatcaaGAAAAAAACCACCCATGTGTGTCCTGCAGGCCTCCATCTACCCCTCTAGCATGTAAACAGTGTTGATAAAAAGCTGCTGTGTCATTAGCTTTCCTATGAAATCATATGTGCCAGTATTTCTGGATTTAGACTTCAAACATTGATCTTATGATAGAATAAATTAGAAAACGTAGAAGTATAGATGAGGTGACTCATAGTAAACTATTTTTCAACTTATTTTCAAGCTTTCAGGACACCTCAGGAATGCCGAGATCTCTTTGGTGGATATAATAAATCATACCATGTGACACGAAACAAACtgtaaacaaaacagaagtcattacaaaatgcatttttatagaTGGACattagcaaaaacaaaacaaaaccctaaAAATTAACTGGGTAAATTTGACCATCCCCCAACAATTACACTTGTGTTAGTCTGCAAGGCCTATTTGGACAACCACTTGACCACTTAATCATTGCGGTTAAGTTAGCTTGGTCCTCTGTCTCTCcattttcagttttgtgttttgttctccTCTAATTTCTGTGATATCTCTGTGGTTCAACAGCCAAAGTCTCTTTAGTGCAAATAGGCTGTCAGCTACTGCCCACCTCAAAACAGAGGAGAGGCCAGAAGAAGATCATTTTCATGGTGGATGTGAAGCTGTGTTTAATTTGGTGCCTGGAACCGGTCTGAAaagagcagagaaaaacaaagattgTGGTATAACTGATGaacttatttaaattaatttttattagtatttaaataaaaataaaaacccttaCTCCGTGCATTACTGTACTAACTGCCACTCTAAAATCGTGTACTGCTCAGTCTGCACTGCTGCTCAATCCTGCCACTTTATCCCATGTGCAATTTTTGACTGTACTATACTGCTGAATGACTTGTCTTTTGCTtgtcaaatacatttcattgcaatgttgaccctgtgctaacttgcatatgacaaataaaaaatgaaactaaattaTGTTTAAACAATTTGAATAGATATATTCTATATTTTTCATAATGGCATTAAGTCTCATTTACAGAGCCAAAGTACAACAATCCTCGTAATTAGTCCTGTGTGTAAATGAAATTTGGATGGACTGAGTCCTGTATAGAGTCATGTAGAGTTCCACAGAAATCTAACAGTCACAGAGCAACAATGTCCCTTTATTACCATGAACATACATGTGCACATcggtgtgcacacacacaagtacacTGCATTTTATTTGGATTCTATTTCAGTGACACTATCCTTTTGGTACAAATAACTAGAGCTAAAAATCTGCTTTGGAAATACGTCCTTCTGAACTCCCattaatgcttttttaaaatgttcaaagtttttctgtaaatatttttgGGGTTGCAGGGGTATTTGATCCCTCTACAACCCctacaaagttttttttgtaaaagactttacagaaaaactataatgcttttttaaaatgttcaatgGGAGttcagtttcctttttttgtaatttgtttCTTCGCAGAATTTTCCCGGTTGATAGTCAGTCtttccaataaaataaaactggataCAAATTAGAGACTGAGCCACTGattgtaagtttgctcacttataaagaaatgaacaaataattattttcccTACTGTACATGACTCTGCAGAATCATTGTGTTAACCCACCTGATAGCTCTGAAAGGTGGGATGGCAGAGACTTTGCCTGCAGGTTTAGGTCCTGCTGATGAGGGCATCATGACCAGTAGGCCTGGAGTGGCTTTGGAGAGTGAGGTCTGGACTGGACTCACTTGGGGGGAGACTGCTCTGGTAGGGCTCAAGGGGAGAGGCCTCTGAGGAGGGAATTGGGGTGTGGGCTGCAGTTCAGACACCAACTAAAAGAAAGATATTAGCTTTATGTACATTACTGAACAGTGAAATGCAAAATGTTTTGGAGGTTGGTAGCTTATATCCACTTATAAATCAAAAAATTACTGACTAAAGGTAAACATTATATAAAGTATATTGTTTACACATTCAGTGAAGTGTTTCTAAGCTTATAGTTCATAAAAATAAGAAGTCCTTTTCAAATACTTTCTCGATCAATCAAAAGgttttacaataaaaatataacttaTTAGAAGCATGTTCATTATATTCAATAATTGattgggacttttttttttttttttttaccatgaatCACAGCATTGCATTGGAGGTGACCAGTTATCTATATTTCCCCTGTAGGGTATTTTATCTTCCTCCAAATATGGTCTAATAAAGTTCACATCAGAAAAGTTGGCTGGTCAATCAAGTTCTTGACAATTAATTTGCTGCATGCAGTTACTGCTGCTTGTGCACTTTTCCCGATTCtattcttttaatatgttttaataCAGCACTATTAGCTCTTGCACTTAAACAGCActaagctctctctctctctcttatatacatacacacataaataaatatatatatatatatacatatatacatatatacatatatacatacatacatatatacatatacatatatacatatatacatacatacatacatatatatacatatatacatatatacatacatacatacatatatatacatacatatatatacatacatacatatatatacatacatacatacatacatatatatacatacatacatacatacatatacatacatacatacatatacatacatacatacatatatatacatacatatatatacatacatacatatacatacatacatatatatacatacatacatatacatacatacatacatatacacacacacacacacacatatatatatatacacacacacacacacacatatatacacacatatacatacacatacatacatacacacacacacacacacacacacacatctatatatatatatatatatatatatatatatatatatacacatatatacacatatatacatatatacacatatacatacacatatatacatatatatatatatatatacacacacacacacacacacacagacacatatgtacaaggtaacagtggtcccagtggtaataaGACCACTAGGTGTTATGgaacggctgtgtgcaggcaggagtggtagTAGGAGGACCCAATGTGCAGACACTCAGAGGCGGaacgtgaactcaaaacagctttaatgcttaACTCAAAAGGGTAACAAAACAAGGAATACAAACTACACTTacgcagacagaacacacagctagATAAGGGTAGATCGCGAcacggacacagagaaacacagggcttaaatacacagagggagcaatcagggaatgggtaacaggagggaaacacagctggggcaactCAGGCCTAATGAGACAAAGGAAGCCAAACCAGACGCATTTACATGAGACACggattttcaaagtaaaacaggaaacataacacagactgaactacagacacagactgactggacacAGGGAGACAGCAACTAGAGAACACAGAGatataaaccataagacagaacttaACAAAGAAATCAAGGActagaaatgaaaaataatataataaactcaaaaccctgggtcaacgacccaggcatcctaacactAGGcacagtgactcccaagctaagTGAGTGACTCCaccagatcccaggaacaacattcGAGATCTCTGTCAGTTAGAGTGCAGTCAGAACATCTAAGATACTATGCAGGACCATcgagctcccaggcctctggcagaggacccgagcttgaaggatagaccgcccgcaggggTGACAGGGGAATTTTTACTTTATCAAttcctaaggaaattatgtgagTTATAGTTGCTCCAATATAGTAAAACAGTGACAGACTAAACTATTTAACaatataatacaataataataataataatgaaaataataaaaaatttaagaaatagcacatTATATACAAATCactaaataataaatatcaagaattgACGGAGGTGATTATAAATAGATATCAAGAATGTTTACAAGAATATTACTGAGTACAAAAAGGGTGTAACAGTGTAatgatttcctgttttgttcagtggtgctttttggtaatctcagtgtctcactgaacgtgctcctgtgactagccAGCACGTCATGGaatgggtgggaggtattatcaGATTTCAAACATGCCTTATTAAAGTCACCAGCAACAACATGGATGACCTCTGggtgctatttctgctaaacaATGGTAATTATGGCTACTGTTAGCTTCCGAGGTCAAGAAAAGGTCCTGCACTGTATAGACAAAGCTTTTAAGTCTAGTGAGCAGTGAGGGTCTATAATAATTCTACTGTTAATACACCAGTCGTGAAGCACAGAGCCCACTCCCCCTTCCATTGCCCGAGTTGTTATTGAGATCGCAGATACATGCGGCAGAAATTAGCTATCTCCAAAGGGTGATTAGCCACTCCCTTAGAGACAGGGTAAAGAATTCAGTCATTCGAGAGGGTTACAGaaaagagctgctgctcctccatatCGAAAGGAGGCAATTGAGGTGATTTGGGCATCTGTCTAGGATGCCTTCCCTTGTCTAGGTAATTTTGCATTTTTGCTTGTTTAAAGCTCCTGTCCTCTGTAGACCATTTTGAGTTTATATGCCTTGATTTTTTCCTTATACTCTAGAAAGGGCCTTACCAGGGGAGATCGTGCTGGAGTAAGGGGTAGAGGTTTCTTTGGCGGTTTCAGTCTTTGAGGTGTTGGTGGGGATTTGGGTGTTTCCACTGGATGCTTGCCAGTTGGAAAAGACCGTGGACCACCCTTGGCAAATGAGGCAGGTCTCAGAGGTCGCACTATGTTGACTGGGTGGGTGCCATTTAGGCCTGGTCTAAGAGATGGGACCTCTTTGCTGGTGTGAGAAATCTACAATTAGAGGAAATTCAGTTAAATtccatatacatacatatacatatatatatatatatatatatatatatacacatatacatatatatacatatacatacatacacatatatatacacatatatatatgtgtgtatatataataataataataataataataataataatggattggatttatatagcgcttttcaaggcacccaaagcgctttacaatgccattattcattcacgctcacattcatacactggtggaggcaagctacagttgcaagccacagctgccctggggcagactgacagaggcgaggctgccatatcgcaccatcggcccatatatatatatatatatatatatacatatatataaatcacaacaacagtcactttaAGGCATTGATGTTAACAAACCTAACACCTAATGAACAGAAAAACAGCTTCAAATAATTTCACACAAGAACCTGTTACTCTCTTGTGATCTCTCACCAGCcctggggagagagaagaactCATATAGGCATTTATTTCCTACTTTGATCATGAAGAGAAAGAATGCATATTTTACCAACAGGAAAATCTTATTCATAAAACAACAATGAAATAATAAACTTAACAAAATGAGTGAACATGAATGAGCAACTAAAATGACATTAATTCATAACATTTTGTagttctttgctttttctttagacCTACAGTTATAAATACAACTCGAAGAAGCATTTTTATATGTGTAACTGACTCACTTGTTTCCCCACTCTTCAACATGCCTTCTATACACATAGCTGACTCTTTCTCTGACATGTGCAAAGTAATTACAGATGAGATTAACTAGGATCTGTGAAAACACTTTTATTCAAAATAAGTCAACACACAgatgtttttgcttgtttgatGACAATAATTGATCGATGTAAGTTCCATTTCAAAGCCAACAGAGGTTTGAGAatgagcttgtgtgtgtgtaccaatGGGCCCCTGGACATGTTTCTGTCAGAGGCATTTGCTACATACAGTaacttgcaaaagtattcgcccCCCTTGAacatttccacattttgtcacattacagccacaaacatgaatcaatttataggaattccaggtgaaagaccaatacaaagtggtgtacacgtgagaagtggaacgaaaatcatacatgattccaaacattttttacaaataaataactgcaaagtggggtgtgcataattattcaggcccctgagtcaatactttgtagaaccaccttttgctgcaattacagctgccagtcttttagggtatgtctctaccagctttgcacatctacagactgaaatccttgcccattcttctttgcaaaacagctccagctcagtcagattagatggacagcatttgtgaacagcagttttcagatcttgccacagattctcgattggatttagatctggactttgactgggccattctaacacatggatatgttttgttttaaaccattccattgttgccctggctttatgtttagggtcgttgtcctgctggaaggtgaacctccgccccagtctcaagtcttttgcagactccaagaggttttcttccaagattgccctgtatttggctccatccatcttcccatcaactctgaccagcttccctgtccctgctgaagagaagcacccccagagcatgatgctgccaccaccatatttgacagtggggatggtgtgttcagagtgatgtgcagtgttagttttccgccacacatagcgttttgcattttggccaaaaagttccattttggtctcatctgaccagagcaccttcttccacatgtttgctgtgtcccccacatggcttgtggcaaactgcaaacgggacttcttatggttttctgttaacaatggctttcttcttgctcttccataaaggccaactttgtgcagtgcacgactaatagttgtcctatggacag
It includes:
- the LOC102082041 gene encoding uncharacterized protein LOC102082041, with translation MGWGRCATKVPASVGSDVPDRATAEACQWPQAEWSPRLIPLLLGEAQTTALSLPPTSRGSFADVSWAVLDRMGLTPEDHRRWFRACKLTGKDRPFAWARKLHDAAVQWLQLGQSAGKAKLVDKVVLEQFVEGLLAETARWVRCHRPTNLEVAVSWRRITWPPKQRSRGEPVGHRASKPRCQHRGDRFQRLHQENGSLCGVLLTCFLPPCLPRDRRHPALPLSHGEQHRRQECWKYGWPGHLRRDCPLKEVGQLFHVAGDQHPLPVQEGHTAFRKSVGP